A genomic segment from Nicotiana tabacum cultivar K326 chromosome 7, ASM71507v2, whole genome shotgun sequence encodes:
- the LOC107820589 gene encoding putative germin-like protein 2-1, with protein MALKSFVLTIAILAIVSSISHASDPSPLQDFCVAVNDSMAAVFVNGKICKDPKVVNADDFFKSGLNIPGNTSNQVGSAVTAVNVGNLPGLNTLGISLVRIDYAPYGLNPPHTHPRATEVLAVLEGTLYVGFVLSNPGPNMKNKLFTKILKPGDVFVFPIGLIHFQFNIGKNKAVAFAGLSSQNPGVITIANAVFGSDPPINDDVLAKAFQVDKKVIDYLQSQFWWDNN; from the exons ATGGCTCTCAAGTCCTTTGTCTTAACCATTGCCATTTTGGCTATTGTCTCTTCAATAAGCCATGCATCTGATCCTAGTCCTTTGCAAGATTTTTGTGTTGCTGTTAACGACTCTATGGCTGCTG TTTTCGTGAATGGAAAAATATGCAAGGATCCGAAGGTTGTCAATGCTGATGACTTCTTCAAATCAGGCCTAAACATACCTGGAAATACTTCAAATCAAGTCGGATCAGCTGTAACTGCTGTGAACGTCGGCAACTTGCCTGGACTCAACACTCTGGGCATTTCGTTAGTTCGTATTGATTATGCACCATATGGTCTCAACCCACCTCATACTCATCCTAGAGCAACTGAGGTTCTTGCTGTACTCGAGGGCACTCTCTATGTCGGTTTTGTCCTTTCAAATCCCGGACCAAATATGAAGAACAAACTCTTTACAAAGATTCTAAAACCTGGAGATGTGTTTGTTTTCCCAATAGGTCTCATTCATTTTCAATTTAATATTGGAAAAAATAAGGCTGTCGCATTTGCTGGACTTAGTAGTCAAAATCCAGGAGTTATCACTATTGctaatgcagtttttggctcggATCCACCAATTAATGACGACGTCCTCGCCAAAGCATTCcaagttgataagaaagtgatcgaTTATCTCCAATCACAATTCTGGTGGGACAACAACTAA